One Leptospira bouyouniensis DNA window includes the following coding sequences:
- a CDS encoding zinc dependent phospholipase C family protein produces the protein MAGKITHIEALSQVKKHLEHGNATHRKIANLLARPDVASYANLGAVAPDIFYFYHVLQPKRTKKAAFFGDLAHHHKVAELILSFLDQVYDTEMGLYRDRFLAFTLGYICHCVVDIQTHPYIFYISGDYYNDDKKISYQAQVNHMKVEFGLDTLLINHRWGMNAREYDFPQYIDIRHRTVGIKNKMDPVLWNFWLQSLKETFPKEFQSSYIGSEKKIIPGDILNESYLGFYRFTSTLDSRSAFMRGLVNVVDTLTFHRYNASVLMLPTIETINPKIMNDEKREWFYPADPNRKFNDSFIELLNQASQACKEILTRAYEYSFSPESRSKILDSLGGYNLDTGLRYHGIDHMKEFSPLV, from the coding sequence ATGGCAGGAAAGATCACACATATTGAAGCACTCTCCCAAGTAAAAAAACACTTGGAACATGGCAATGCCACCCACAGGAAAATTGCGAATTTACTGGCAAGGCCAGATGTTGCCTCCTATGCCAACTTAGGTGCTGTTGCTCCTGATATCTTTTATTTTTACCATGTACTACAACCCAAACGAACAAAGAAGGCCGCATTTTTTGGAGACCTTGCTCATCACCATAAAGTGGCAGAACTGATTTTGAGTTTTCTTGACCAAGTGTATGACACTGAGATGGGACTCTACCGCGACCGTTTCCTTGCCTTCACACTGGGTTATATCTGCCACTGTGTGGTCGATATCCAAACCCACCCTTATATTTTTTATATCTCTGGTGACTATTATAACGACGATAAAAAGATTTCCTACCAAGCCCAAGTGAACCATATGAAGGTAGAGTTTGGACTTGATACCCTGCTCATCAACCACAGGTGGGGAATGAATGCCAGAGAATATGATTTCCCTCAATACATTGATATCCGCCACCGTACAGTTGGGATCAAAAACAAAATGGACCCAGTACTTTGGAACTTTTGGTTACAATCATTAAAGGAAACTTTCCCAAAAGAATTCCAATCCTCATACATTGGCTCTGAAAAAAAAATCATCCCAGGGGATATCTTAAATGAATCCTACCTTGGGTTTTATCGGTTCACTTCTACTTTGGATTCAAGGAGTGCTTTCATGCGTGGCTTAGTCAATGTAGTGGATACTTTGACCTTTCATAGATACAATGCAAGTGTTCTCATGTTACCAACAATTGAGACTATCAATCCCAAGATCATGAATGATGAAAAACGAGAATGGTTTTACCCGGCAGACCCAAACCGCAAGTTCAACGATTCTTTCATCGAACTCCTAAACCAAGCAAGCCAAGCTTGCAAAGAAATTTTAACCAGAGCTTATGAATATAGTTTTTCACCAGAGAGCCGATCCAAGATTCTGGACTCTCTTGGTGGGTATAATTTGGATACGGGCCTTCGTTACCATGGCATTGACCATATGAAGGAATTTTCACCGCTCGTTTAG
- a CDS encoding diaminopimelate decarboxylase, whose product MTSIEKLKFLKEDQVRTLAKEFGTPLFVYSEKEIEQKCDDTLAFPNAFGLQVRYAMKANPNSNILQIMKKKGILIDASSEHEVVRALHFGFSPESIMLTSQEFPKAFVELIGKGVKFNACSLRQLELFGQSFPGKSVSIRFNPGLGSGHTKKTDVGGVTSSFGIWHEKLDEVKAIVSKYNLVVEKVHTHIGSGSDPEVWKAVAKYTLEYAESFPSVTVVSLGGGYKVGRMEDEKSTNLQTIGAPVKIQFEEFAEKHGRKLILEIEPGTYLIALCGALLTTVDDKVDTGKNGFQFLKLDTGMDSNTRPSLYGARHPLVTVKKDGGSPSSNKEYVVVGHCCESGDVFTQKEGGEPITRLMGEAEIGDYVVMEAVGAYCSSMSTKNYNSFPETAEVLLRKDGTTKLIRKKEPVMEIFRNEILVVE is encoded by the coding sequence ATGACATCAATCGAAAAACTAAAGTTTTTGAAAGAAGACCAAGTGCGAACTTTGGCTAAAGAATTCGGAACCCCTCTCTTTGTCTATTCTGAGAAAGAAATTGAACAAAAATGTGACGATACGTTGGCTTTTCCCAATGCATTTGGGTTACAAGTCCGTTATGCTATGAAGGCAAATCCCAATTCCAATATCTTACAAATCATGAAAAAAAAGGGCATCCTGATTGATGCATCGTCGGAACACGAAGTGGTTCGGGCTTTGCATTTTGGATTTTCTCCCGAATCCATTATGCTCACTTCTCAAGAATTCCCAAAGGCATTTGTGGAACTCATTGGAAAGGGTGTTAAGTTCAATGCTTGTTCCCTCCGTCAATTGGAACTTTTTGGACAATCGTTTCCTGGTAAATCTGTATCCATTCGTTTTAACCCTGGCCTTGGATCTGGCCATACGAAAAAAACTGATGTGGGTGGTGTGACATCTTCCTTTGGGATTTGGCATGAAAAACTGGATGAAGTAAAAGCTATCGTCAGCAAATACAACCTAGTTGTGGAAAAAGTCCATACACATATCGGATCAGGTAGTGACCCTGAAGTATGGAAGGCTGTGGCAAAATACACACTGGAATATGCAGAAAGTTTCCCTTCGGTCACGGTTGTGAGCCTTGGTGGTGGTTATAAAGTGGGTCGTATGGAAGATGAAAAATCGACCAACTTGCAAACGATAGGTGCTCCGGTCAAAATTCAATTTGAAGAATTTGCCGAAAAACATGGAAGAAAACTCATCTTAGAGATTGAACCAGGTACTTACCTCATTGCGTTATGTGGGGCTCTACTCACGACAGTGGATGATAAAGTAGACACAGGTAAAAATGGATTTCAATTTTTGAAATTGGATACAGGTATGGATTCGAACACAAGGCCTTCACTTTACGGAGCACGCCATCCCCTTGTCACTGTGAAAAAAGATGGTGGCTCACCTTCATCTAACAAAGAGTATGTGGTTGTCGGCCATTGTTGTGAGTCAGGCGATGTGTTCACCCAAAAAGAAGGGGGAGAACCCATCACAAGGCTTATGGGAGAAGCAGAAATTGGAGACTATGTGGTGATGGAAGCTGTGGGAGCATATTGTTCTAGTATGTCTACAAAGAATTACAATAGTTTTCCTGAAACAGCAGAAGTATTACTTCGTAAAGATGGAACAACTAAACTCATCCGTAAAAAAGAACCAGTGATGGAAATTTTCCGAAACGAAATTCTAGTAGTGGAATGA
- a CDS encoding IspD/TarI family cytidylyltransferase codes for MNNLYAILLAGGTGSRMGLEIPKQFLHLRGESLLRHSVKRFQRFGLLKSMVVVSHPDWILETEKELEDLLAPNDRIVEGGETRHLSTLQGIKSLTYDEKDIFFIHDVARPSFKQNELFQLVEQTKIFGAASIVCPVTESLVRVKLHQNYTEEPLKREEVYAVKTPQSVAGFMINELLLEALPSNPKLHPTDLCTWMGKRKVGMVETDFHNTKVTSPGDITLADSLYIEDLT; via the coding sequence ATGAACAATCTATATGCAATCCTACTTGCCGGTGGAACGGGGAGTAGGATGGGTCTTGAGATTCCAAAACAATTTTTACACTTAAGAGGAGAGTCTCTTCTTCGGCATTCAGTCAAACGATTCCAAAGGTTTGGACTATTAAAATCAATGGTTGTTGTTTCTCATCCTGATTGGATTTTGGAAACGGAAAAAGAGTTGGAAGATTTACTTGCACCTAACGATCGAATTGTGGAAGGTGGTGAGACTCGTCATCTTTCTACCTTACAGGGAATTAAATCTTTAACATATGATGAAAAAGATATTTTTTTCATCCATGATGTTGCAAGGCCTAGTTTTAAACAAAACGAACTCTTCCAACTGGTGGAACAAACTAAAATTTTTGGAGCTGCTTCTATTGTTTGTCCTGTGACTGAAAGTTTAGTGCGAGTGAAACTCCACCAAAACTACACTGAAGAACCATTAAAACGAGAGGAAGTATATGCTGTGAAAACCCCACAATCAGTGGCAGGTTTTATGATAAACGAACTATTGTTAGAAGCATTGCCTTCCAATCCAAAACTTCATCCCACAGATCTTTGTACTTGGATGGGGAAACGCAAAGTAGGAATGGTTGAAACAGATTTTCATAATACAAAAGTAACAAGCCCCGGGGATATTACCCTTGCAGATTCACTTTATATAGAAGATCTTACCTAA
- a CDS encoding PilZ domain-containing protein, protein MTFRFFNYPIPVLLVTLGFFAVPFIIFFAIASLYDLDFDHVGMILTRIQPWQYVFSFLSAIIAYGLISKKKFGYYLFLCFTFLILTYNIWMVFSVSLGKKFFLAGIRIKTTDIVWNLGITTVLLAIAFYFLRREIAAPYLSPTRRGWRSKYRETHPIPFHWTNADGEREGDGLTINISKNGVLLPLTKHHFLKPGDPINLLLTLEKENREPASISVEGKVVRIDKEADGTEIAGVQLLFLIAQKEEKQIYESFLHRVFAPRYPVSNPVTFQNKKNESTNATLLNVSLEGMYIESETVLNENEPCRVKIQTRSGEISVAGVVRWSNPQGKYGKPRGFGIQIDTIDNKNLFRVWIWKQRFKLFHGR, encoded by the coding sequence GTGACTTTTCGTTTCTTCAATTATCCAATTCCTGTTCTACTAGTAACGCTTGGTTTTTTTGCGGTACCATTTATTATCTTTTTTGCCATTGCATCCTTGTATGACTTGGATTTTGACCATGTTGGAATGATCCTCACAAGGATCCAACCTTGGCAGTATGTGTTTTCTTTTCTAAGTGCCATTATCGCTTACGGACTGATCAGCAAAAAAAAGTTTGGGTATTATCTATTCCTTTGTTTTACATTCCTTATCCTAACATACAATATATGGATGGTCTTTTCTGTATCGCTTGGGAAAAAATTTTTCCTCGCAGGCATTCGCATTAAAACCACTGACATTGTTTGGAATTTGGGGATCACAACAGTCTTACTTGCGATTGCTTTTTATTTTCTAAGAAGAGAAATTGCCGCACCGTATCTGAGTCCTACTCGTCGCGGGTGGCGTTCCAAGTACCGAGAGACTCATCCCATCCCTTTCCATTGGACCAATGCTGATGGAGAAAGAGAGGGAGATGGACTAACCATTAACATCTCGAAAAACGGAGTATTACTCCCCCTAACCAAACACCATTTCTTAAAACCTGGGGATCCAATCAATTTACTCCTTACCTTGGAAAAAGAAAACAGAGAACCAGCTTCAATTTCTGTCGAAGGCAAGGTGGTACGGATTGATAAAGAAGCCGACGGAACTGAAATTGCAGGTGTGCAGTTATTATTCCTCATTGCCCAAAAGGAAGAGAAACAAATCTATGAATCATTTTTACACCGAGTTTTCGCACCGCGTTACCCCGTTTCCAATCCGGTAACCTTCCAAAATAAAAAAAACGAATCAACCAATGCAACCTTACTCAATGTTTCTTTGGAAGGAATGTACATTGAATCAGAAACGGTACTCAATGAAAACGAACCTTGTCGTGTGAAAATCCAAACTCGATCTGGGGAAATTTCGGTTGCAGGTGTTGTCAGGTGGTCAAACCCACAAGGAAAATATGGAAAACCAAGAGGTTTTGGCATCCAAATTGATACGATCGATAATAAAAATCTTTTTCGAGTTTGGATTTGGAAACAGAGATTTAAATTATTTCACGGAAGATAA
- a CDS encoding Crp/Fnr family transcriptional regulator, which translates to MNVEHLRKYITEVRIDHFAQGTKVFSEGEECNGKMYFVFSGLLQVFKRKTSGEDQYVRDIKPGEFFGEMALVFPSPRAATIVAAAEDTKVGIITKDIFLGMGKESPGFLSVILHSIINRLTAVEDNISEKQKELHILINGIPTKEPNAGSTDSVTMTEENTQDSPKDEPSQATEQEPSSND; encoded by the coding sequence ATGAATGTAGAACATTTACGAAAGTATATAACCGAAGTTCGTATCGACCATTTTGCCCAAGGCACAAAAGTATTTTCAGAAGGGGAAGAATGTAATGGCAAGATGTACTTTGTGTTTTCAGGTTTATTACAGGTATTCAAACGGAAAACTTCTGGCGAAGACCAGTATGTGAGAGACATCAAACCCGGAGAATTTTTCGGAGAAATGGCACTTGTATTCCCTTCTCCTCGTGCCGCAACAATTGTCGCAGCTGCGGAAGATACAAAGGTTGGGATCATCACGAAAGATATTTTTTTAGGAATGGGAAAGGAAAGTCCCGGGTTTTTATCGGTGATTTTGCATAGTATCATCAACCGACTAACGGCCGTAGAAGATAACATCTCAGAAAAACAAAAAGAATTGCATATTCTAATCAACGGGATTCCGACTAAGGAACCCAATGCCGGAAGCACAGATTCTGTCACAATGACTGAGGAGAACACACAAGATTCGCCCAAAGATGAACCGTCTCAAGCCACAGAACAAGAACCAAGTTCCAATGATTAA
- a CDS encoding cyclic nucleotide-binding domain-containing protein gives MNILEFMQNISTQVYLRGDVIFREGDPHDGSMYCIMSGMFAVTKRMPDGSQEVIKGLGPGEFFGELSLITRRPRAMTISVVSANARVGILREDQFEKLARINTHFLFQLTKSTVEKLHRAEARLAELDKMIEEIQKDETK, from the coding sequence ATGAACATACTGGAATTTATGCAAAACATCTCTACACAAGTGTATCTTCGTGGGGATGTGATTTTTCGAGAAGGTGATCCACATGATGGCAGTATGTATTGTATCATGAGTGGGATGTTTGCTGTCACCAAACGGATGCCAGATGGATCTCAAGAGGTGATTAAAGGACTTGGACCGGGTGAATTTTTTGGTGAACTTTCCCTCATCACACGAAGACCACGTGCCATGACAATCAGTGTTGTCTCTGCAAATGCACGTGTTGGAATATTACGCGAAGACCAATTTGAAAAATTAGCTAGAATCAACACACATTTTTTATTCCAACTCACAAAGAGTACAGTGGAAAAACTCCATCGGGCGGAAGCAAGGCTTGCTGAACTCGACAAAATGATCGAAGAAATCCAAAAGGATGAAACCAAATGA
- a CDS encoding AraC family transcriptional regulator — MEYQTYPPHKDLSSIVKCYWTLKVEPSESKGKQIIVPDGCIEMAFLLGDGIKRFTNDDCFVLQPSTMVIGQITKPFTIEPLGYVNTFAVRFYPFGFSAVHSAGMDKLKDKETDLSELFGSRVVSELTNQIRAAKDTKERIHSIENFLFGLIKEKSNQERVVQMAIDTLLKSQGSASIRSIGKLNSNKIRDLERKFLKQVGVSPKQLGKIIRLQTAIKLMLDEKDKSLTQIAYDSDYYDQSHFIKDFKQVTGLNPSDFFGDKSFLLSTIFYQKE; from the coding sequence ATGGAATACCAAACATATCCACCTCACAAAGATTTAAGTTCTATCGTCAAATGTTATTGGACTTTAAAAGTAGAACCATCTGAAAGTAAAGGCAAACAAATCATTGTCCCAGATGGTTGTATTGAAATGGCATTTTTGCTAGGTGATGGAATTAAACGTTTTACAAATGACGATTGTTTTGTTTTACAACCAAGTACTATGGTCATAGGCCAAATAACGAAACCATTTACAATAGAACCTTTAGGGTATGTAAATACCTTTGCAGTAAGATTCTATCCCTTTGGATTTTCAGCGGTCCATTCCGCTGGTATGGACAAATTAAAAGACAAAGAAACTGACTTGTCGGAACTTTTCGGAAGTCGTGTTGTAAGTGAATTAACTAATCAAATTCGAGCGGCGAAAGATACAAAAGAAAGAATTCATTCAATAGAAAACTTTTTGTTCGGTTTAATCAAAGAGAAATCCAACCAAGAACGAGTGGTTCAAATGGCAATTGATACTTTGCTCAAAAGCCAAGGTTCAGCTTCCATTCGTTCGATAGGGAAATTAAATTCCAATAAGATTCGAGATTTAGAACGAAAGTTTTTAAAGCAGGTGGGAGTTTCGCCAAAACAATTAGGAAAAATCATTCGTTTGCAAACGGCAATTAAGCTTATGTTAGATGAAAAAGATAAATCTTTGACACAAATTGCTTACGATTCGGATTATTATGACCAGTCTCATTTTATTAAAGATTTCAAACAAGTGACGGGTTTGAATCCAAGTGATTTTTTTGGTGATAAAAGTTTTTTATTATCCACAATTTTTTATCAAAAAGAATAA
- a CDS encoding VOC family protein, translated as MNFYLNVSKILSFLLFLTVVVHCKDKSQSELETKSKQGAGNQMDVKVSIVEIPMTEVVRSITFYEKVFQTKIERMTMEDTELGVFPSNGNGANIVLTKGKDYKPKSEGVLVYLDGGDDLQPILSLVSLNGGKVLLPKTEISPEMGYFAIFLDTEGNRIGLHSKN; from the coding sequence ATGAATTTTTATTTAAATGTAAGTAAGATTCTGTCTTTTTTGCTTTTTTTGACAGTTGTCGTACACTGCAAAGACAAATCACAATCGGAACTTGAAACAAAAAGCAAACAAGGAGCGGGGAACCAAATGGATGTAAAGGTATCAATTGTTGAAATTCCGATGACAGAAGTTGTTCGATCCATTACTTTTTATGAAAAAGTTTTCCAGACTAAAATTGAAAGAATGACCATGGAGGATACCGAACTTGGAGTGTTTCCTTCGAATGGGAACGGTGCGAACATTGTTCTCACGAAAGGAAAAGACTACAAACCAAAGTCTGAAGGAGTTTTAGTTTATTTGGATGGTGGCGACGACCTCCAACCGATTTTAAGTTTGGTATCTCTGAATGGTGGAAAGGTCCTCCTTCCGAAAACAGAAATCAGTCCAGAAATGGGATATTTTGCCATTTTTCTAGACACAGAAGGCAATCGCATAGGGCTTCATTCTAAAAACTAA
- a CDS encoding FG-GAP-like repeat-containing protein, with product MAQNPKFQKFIHFILAIGMTLFSSNCWTNPLTHPPLECLMKLNNFLCPDNDLLKKYSLGIYLLFLPESRATISNLTNHSIVETGFVVGTAPTDVSFVNVGFDDAQPSRIPVINGSWRAQLPTKAVTNSFWTYGSLHTIYVHIPFEKSNTILVRKGINKDTDGDGYPDLIVSANVGAGSQGYGYVFSTNPITKTLNSTPITSLTDGITQTFFGSRITSGDFNGDGFADVFIGAQAFTPGTNYLGKSYLFLSRGQSGIPSQNLNSGGAADAILDGISGTGRFGTNIIGADINGDGYDDGIFASPWNDEVFIFYSQGTAAINSQNTNTANVVYKPGVNDNFGSYAQAGDINGDGYIDLLVSAATYSSSLGRMYIYISNQGILPEAPQQMLVAPTPGCAIGVGCQFGASFVLDYFNSDRCIDLAVGGPTFNSNQGIVFVYHSTCDATNPFQNAPVSTLIGPPNLSCNGSNCFFGGSLASGDTNGDGLSDLLIGATGASSGIGDVYLVLNDPITGFPNMNLSAGGSPNSLFAGLNTGGNFSQGLKFQDTNADGLQDIVVSEPITTNRVYTFHSIRGGVPANQNINGGGVTSQTLIPPAGNSFGNTIAFWKQTVENYFTIVLNRTKKILKLG from the coding sequence ATGGCACAGAATCCAAAATTTCAAAAATTTATCCATTTCATTTTAGCCATCGGAATGACTCTATTTTCATCCAATTGTTGGACAAATCCCCTCACCCACCCTCCACTAGAATGTTTGATGAAGTTAAATAATTTTCTTTGTCCCGATAACGACTTACTAAAAAAATATTCTCTAGGAATCTATCTTTTATTCCTACCAGAATCACGTGCTACAATTTCGAACCTCACAAATCACTCAATCGTGGAAACTGGATTTGTTGTGGGAACAGCACCCACTGATGTTAGTTTTGTGAATGTCGGATTTGATGACGCCCAACCTTCAAGGATTCCTGTGATCAATGGTAGTTGGCGTGCTCAGTTACCGACAAAAGCAGTGACAAATAGTTTTTGGACTTATGGAAGTTTGCATACAATTTATGTACACATCCCATTTGAAAAATCAAATACCATCCTTGTTCGGAAAGGAATCAATAAAGATACTGATGGAGATGGGTATCCGGATTTGATTGTATCGGCAAACGTAGGTGCAGGAAGCCAAGGTTATGGGTATGTATTTTCAACAAACCCAATTACAAAAACACTAAATTCAACACCAATTACAAGTTTAACGGACGGAATTACACAAACATTTTTCGGCTCGCGAATAACATCTGGAGACTTCAATGGAGATGGATTTGCTGATGTGTTTATTGGTGCACAAGCTTTCACTCCAGGCACTAATTATTTAGGGAAATCTTATCTTTTTCTTAGCCGAGGCCAATCCGGGATTCCATCACAAAATCTAAATTCAGGTGGAGCCGCGGATGCCATTCTTGATGGAATATCTGGTACAGGAAGATTTGGAACCAATATCATCGGAGCTGATATCAATGGCGATGGTTATGATGATGGAATCTTCGCTTCTCCATGGAATGATGAAGTCTTTATTTTTTATAGCCAAGGAACTGCTGCTATCAATTCACAAAATACCAATACTGCCAATGTTGTCTACAAACCAGGAGTAAATGATAATTTCGGATCGTATGCACAAGCAGGTGATATCAATGGAGATGGCTATATAGACCTTTTAGTTAGTGCTGCCACATATTCCTCTAGTTTAGGGAGAATGTATATCTATATTTCGAATCAAGGAATATTGCCAGAGGCTCCACAACAAATGTTAGTAGCTCCTACACCGGGTTGCGCTATCGGAGTTGGCTGCCAATTTGGAGCCAGTTTTGTTTTGGATTATTTTAATTCAGATCGTTGTATCGATCTTGCTGTTGGTGGACCCACCTTTAATTCCAATCAGGGAATTGTTTTTGTTTACCATTCTACCTGTGATGCCACAAACCCCTTTCAAAACGCACCTGTGTCAACTCTCATTGGACCACCTAATTTAAGTTGTAATGGATCTAATTGTTTCTTTGGAGGTAGCTTAGCTTCTGGGGATACCAATGGTGACGGACTCTCTGATTTACTGATTGGAGCCACAGGTGCCAGTTCTGGTATCGGCGACGTTTATTTAGTGTTAAATGACCCAATCACAGGGTTTCCCAATATGAATTTAAGTGCAGGGGGATCTCCCAATAGTCTCTTCGCTGGTTTGAATACTGGAGGAAATTTTTCACAAGGCCTTAAGTTCCAAGACACAAATGCAGATGGGCTCCAAGACATCGTGGTCTCTGAACCAATAACTACCAATCGAGTGTATACATTTCATAGCATTCGAGGAGGAGTCCCTGCAAACCAAAATATAAATGGGGGTGGCGTTACGAGCCAAACACTCATTCCTCCTGCAGGGAATTCGTTTGGGAATACAATTGCATTCTGGAAACAAACCGTAGAAAACTATTTTACCATAGTTCTGAATCGGACTAAAAAAATCTTGAAATTGGGATAA
- a CDS encoding YidB family protein → MSFFESLKAVAAQAVELVQNNPQVVSGIQKIIEENGGVSGIVQKFKEKGFADAASSWVGTGDNLSIGADDVLNVLGNDSVKELASKVGLDKEATAGLVGNLLPIVIDKLSPDGKEPSGDITSQLSSLASLFTK, encoded by the coding sequence ATGAGTTTTTTTGAAAGTTTAAAAGCCGTCGCAGCTCAGGCAGTAGAGCTAGTGCAAAACAATCCACAAGTGGTTTCTGGGATCCAAAAGATCATCGAAGAAAATGGTGGAGTTTCTGGGATTGTGCAAAAATTCAAAGAGAAAGGTTTTGCAGATGCTGCTTCCTCATGGGTAGGAACGGGAGACAACTTAAGCATTGGTGCCGACGATGTTTTAAACGTTTTAGGAAATGATTCCGTAAAGGAACTTGCAAGCAAAGTTGGACTCGATAAGGAGGCAACAGCAGGACTTGTCGGAAATTTATTGCCAATTGTCATCGATAAACTTTCACCTGACGGAAAAGAACCAAGCGGAGATATCACATCTCAACTTTCGAGTTTAGCTTCATTGTTTACAAAGTAA
- a CDS encoding DUF2452 domain-containing protein, which produces MEETAIPHHSLTYGTSRLAPAISLVDRAKEIELAEESVKLHVHGKLEVIAKQIRALKEEAELILQQAEKDIELHKAKCQFEKKAGQLIYLYAKSEGDYFSLLSPKEWGGNPPHPFKGAYTMNPDRSFTEMKDKD; this is translated from the coding sequence ATGGAAGAAACGGCAATCCCCCACCACAGTCTCACTTATGGAACAAGTCGCTTAGCGCCAGCTATAAGTCTCGTTGACCGCGCAAAAGAAATCGAATTAGCTGAAGAGTCTGTGAAACTCCATGTACACGGAAAACTCGAAGTCATTGCGAAACAAATTCGAGCATTAAAAGAAGAAGCTGAACTCATCCTACAACAAGCAGAAAAAGATATCGAACTCCACAAAGCAAAATGCCAATTTGAGAAGAAGGCAGGTCAGTTAATTTACCTATATGCGAAGAGTGAGGGAGATTATTTTTCTCTGCTTTCTCCAAAAGAATGGGGAGGAAATCCGCCTCATCCTTTTAAAGGAGCCTATACGATGAATCCTGATCGGAGTTTTACAGAAATGAAAGATAAGGACTGA
- a CDS encoding SPOR domain-containing protein — MKERVFYVINLDKQRIGVLSLFLFALFFSIFFLGVSVGKGKSEGTENLQKANLAALNSETNGTNLPSPESLSKKVEETTAANQQGTQVASSLVQGTKPKESVSSQEIPMADIGNHPYYMETSTAKDEEEEKKQQIVDLTKSKEQRTNYVPKEEKLKNISSSSKSKLKQKHVSASNTKSVSQNEGNYLTIQLAAFTNRKSAETFLSQLHSDNQGKLKTKSFIMVKNGFFVVQLGKSKDKDSLQRILSKTVMPKEIKAKAMIIQYQPLS, encoded by the coding sequence ATGAAAGAGAGAGTTTTTTACGTAATCAATTTAGACAAACAAAGGATTGGAGTTTTATCACTCTTTCTTTTTGCATTATTCTTTTCGATTTTCTTTTTGGGAGTATCGGTTGGGAAAGGTAAATCAGAGGGTACAGAAAATTTACAAAAAGCTAACCTTGCCGCCTTGAATTCCGAGACAAATGGAACAAACCTTCCTTCCCCAGAATCTCTGTCGAAAAAAGTAGAAGAAACAACAGCAGCGAATCAACAAGGAACTCAAGTTGCATCTTCCCTTGTGCAAGGAACGAAACCAAAAGAATCCGTTTCTTCCCAAGAGATACCTATGGCTGATATAGGAAACCACCCTTATTACATGGAAACTTCTACTGCAAAAGATGAAGAAGAAGAAAAAAAACAACAAATTGTCGATTTGACCAAATCGAAAGAACAAAGAACAAACTATGTTCCTAAAGAAGAAAAATTAAAAAACATTTCTTCAAGTTCTAAATCGAAATTAAAACAAAAACATGTAAGTGCAAGTAACACAAAATCTGTTTCCCAAAATGAAGGAAATTACCTGACGATCCAACTTGCTGCGTTTACAAATCGAAAATCGGCAGAAACATTTTTATCACAATTACATTCTGATAACCAGGGTAAACTGAAAACAAAATCCTTTATCATGGTCAAAAATGGATTCTTTGTGGTGCAACTTGGTAAATCAAAGGATAAAGATTCCTTACAACGAATTTTATCCAAAACTGTGATGCCAAAAGAAATCAAAGCAAAAGCAATGATCATCCAATACCAACCATTGTCATAA